The nucleotide window TTTTACGCCCCTCAAACTCTGAATTTTGGAAACTTAGAACTTGATTTTAATGTCTTCCTCCCTGAAACTCCCTCAAGCCTTCAAAAAGGAACTTTCATGAGTATTCTCAGTTTTCTCAAAAAGCAATTTATCGACGTCATTGAATGGAACGAAACGGAAAATGGCGTTTTGGCCTATCGCTATCCCATGCAGGATAACGAAATTCAGAATGGCGGCAAACTCACTGTGCGTGAGACTCAGATGGCGCTCTTTGTGAACGAGGGAAAGATCGCAGATCTTTTTGCACCGGGGCTGCATACCTTAACCACTCAAACGCTGCCCATCCTGACCAATCTGCGCAATTGGGACAAGGCCTTCGCTTCGCCTTTTAAATCGGATGTCTATTTTTTCTCCACACGACTCCAACTTGATCAAAAGTGGGGAACGCCTACTCCCATCACCATTCGCGACAAAGAACTGGGCCCGATTCGAGTGCGGGCTTACGGGATTTATTCGTACAAAATGACCGACCCTAAACTCTTTTGGACGCAAGTGAGCGGAAGCCGCGAAATCTATAGAACTGCCGATATCGAAGACCAACTGCGAGGAGTACTCCTTACCACCTTGGCCAGCCTTTTCGGACAAAGCAATGTGAACTTTTTGGACATGGCCGCCAACCAGCTGAAGTTCTCCGAAACCATTGCAGCGGCTTTTGCCCCCGAACTACAACGCTTCGGTTTGAGTTTGGATAAGCTTCAAGTGCAGAGCGTGTCGCTTCCGGAAGAAGTACAAAAAGTAATTGATGAGCGCAGCTCGATGAACGTGATTGGGAACCTGCAGCAATATACCCAATATCAAGCGGCCAAAAGCATTCCCATTGCTGCTGCAAACCCGGGGGGAATGGCTGGTGCCGGGGTAGGACTAGGTGCGGGTGTCGCCATGGGTCAGGCCATGGCTCAAGCTTTGGGAGCAAATCCGAATGTTGCGAGCGCGACGCCACAAGAAGATCCCTTTCAGCTCATCGAAAAAATTCATCAGCTGAAAGAAAAAGGAATTATCAGCACCGAAGAATTTGAAACCAAAAAAGCAGAATTGTTGAAGAAGATTTAAATACTCCTCACCTATGCTAAAACTACCCTGCCCTTCCTGCGGAGCTGAAGTGATATTCCAATCTTCTGCCTCCATTTTTTCGGTCTGCAACTTTTGCAAATCGATGCTCGTGCGCCGTGATAAAAATCTGGAAGATTTGGGAAAAATGGCCGATCTGCTTCCTGACATCAGTCCGCTTCAAATCTCGACCGAGGGAAAGTATCAAAAAGTAAATTTTGGAATTGTAGGACGACAAATCCTCGGCTGGGAAAATGGACGATGGAACGAATGGTACATTTTTTTTGACGATGGCCGCTGGGGCTGGTTGGCCGAGGCCCAGGGCTTTTACATGATTTCTTTTCGAGAAACTCTGCCCGTCAATTTTTCAAACCATCAGGAATTTCCAGTAGGCAGAAACTTTCAATTCAAGGACATGGCTTTTGCAGTAGAAGATAGACATGAGGCCTGGATACTCAGTGCAGAAGGCGAACTCCCTAGTCTTTCACCTCCTGATAAAAAATTCGAATCGATTGATTTTAAAGGCCCCCAAAGCGAATTCGCCTGCCTGCAATTTTTTGACGAGGGACCGGAATTGTACCTCGGTGAATACCTGGAGTTTGACGATTTGCATTTCAACAATTTAAGAAAATTGGAGGGATGGTAATGGGCAGCGAAACTCCCTCCTCTCTCAGTTGCATGAAATGTGGTGCCCCCATCAGCCTGCGGGCACCGGGTTTAACTTTGGTCATCGCCTGTCCCTCTTGCGGGGCCTTGAACGATGTCACAAATCCCAACATTGCTTTCTTAATTAAAGCCAATCAAAAAACACCCATTAAACCTCTGATCCCTCTGGGGAGACGAGGTAAAATGGAAGAGATTTTGTATGAAGTGATAGGTTTCATGCGCCGCTCGGACGCCAGTGGAATCTACACTTGGGACGAATACCTGCTTTTCAATCCTTATTACGGATTTCGTTGGTTGATGGAATACAAGGGTCATTGGATTTTCTATAAAATGATCAAAGACAATATTGAAATCACTCCCTACTCCGCCATTCGAAAAAAGGTGGCTTACAAAAGATTTTTAGTGGGAAAGGCAAAGGTACAATATGTGCTCGGTGAGTTTTATTGGCGGGTACAGCTGGGAGACACGACCAAAGTTTACGATTACATTGCTCCCCCAGAAATTCTCTCTTGCGAAGAAGATGGCTCAGAAAAAATTTGGTCTCATGGCATCTATGTAGAACCCAAAGAGATTCAAGCCGCTTTTCAAACCACCTTCCCTTTGCCAAAACCCATAGGCGTTGGGGCCTGCCAACCTGGTTTGGGAGGAAAAAGTTCCGACTCTTTTTGGTTGGTTTTTATCCTCTTTTTTATCTTGCTCACTTTTGTACAAATTAGCTCTTCAACAATGTGTCGAGATGAAGAAGTTTGGAGCAGTAATAATCTCCTGCTCACGGCAGACACAGACAAAGTAAAAACTTCTCCCAGCTTTCATCTCAATCAAAAAATTGCCGATGTAAAAATCAGCTCTCACGCCAGTCTGCAAAACAATTGGATTTATTTGAACCTGGATCTGATCAACGAAGACGATGGCAAAATTTATCCTATGGGAAGAGAGATCTCGTTTTATGACGGATACGATGACGGCTATTGGAGTGAAGGCTCAACCCATGACGAAGTTTTTATTTCTTCGGTGCCAGAGGGAAATTATCATTTAGTGATTAGTCCGGAGTTCCCCGCTGATCTTAGCAATGAAATCGTCGATATAAAAATAGAACGAGATGCCCCCAATTGGACAAATTATGTCATCTTCTCATTGCTTCTTTTAGTAGGGCCCTTGGGTTTACAGGCCTATAAAATGTGGTTCGAAAGTAAACGTTGGCAGGAATCGGATTTACCGGGATAGACGGAAATTCCCCTCTCCCCTTGCGGGAGAGGGTTAGGGAGAGGGGACAAATCAATTTATGCTAAAAATTTACACACTCGTCGGATTTTTACTCGTCGCCTCCCTGGCTTATATGAACCACCAGGGCATCGTGTTGGGTGCCGGAGGAAATGAGGCCAGAGGTAGTGCAGGCGGAGTTTACGGCACTCACGGTTTTTATCACAAATAAAAGGGAGGAAAAACATATGGAACACATGATCACCAATCTCGGATACGCCGCTATTTTTTCAATTTTAGGACTCTTGCTTTTCACCATTAGCTTTATCATTTTTGATAAAGCGACTCCTTTTGACCTTTGGCGAGAGCTAGTTGAAAAAAATAACATCGCCCTGGCCATTGTCGTGGGAGCCATTGCCCTAGGGCTTTGCTTTATTATTTCAGCCGCGATGAGGGGGTAAGGGAAACAGCGTTATAAATAGGAGTCCACATGCCCACTATATCAATGTTTTATGGGATATTGATCTTAATGTATTTTCATGATGATAAAAAGCACAATCTCCCGCATATTCATGCAGAATATGGAGAATACGAAGCTTCAATTTCGATAAATGACGCTTCTGTGTTAAACGGCAACCTACCACCTGCCAAATTAAAACTCGTACAGGCATGGATTGAGATACATAGAGAAGATCTACTGGTAGATTGGAAACTAGCAGTTGCCGGAGAGCCCGTTTTTAAGATTGAGCCATTACGATAAAAATAAAGTTGAGGCATTATTCCTATGGATAAAATCATAAAAGCCACACCCCTTAAAGATTATAAAATTGAAATACTCACCACCAGTGGGATTTCAGGCGTTTTTGATGTAAAACCCTACCTTCACGGGAGTGTATTCAAAGAGCTGACGAATGAATCCTATTTCCGCTTAGTAAAACCCGCTCACCATGGAATCGCTTGGCCGCATGAGCAAGATTTTAGTTCAGATACTATTATTTACGATATACAAAATTCCAGACAAAACATTTCTTCAGGTGCTTAATTGTTAATCTCTCATTCCGTAAAGAAAATAGTTCCATTCTAATTTTTACCTATGCCTCTCCTCCTTCTCCTCTCCGTCTTTGTCATTTCCACCTGTGGCCTGGTCTACGAGCTGATTGCCGGCACTCTGGCTTCCTATTTGTTAGGAGATTCGGTCACCCAATTTTCGACCATCATTGGTGTTTATCTGTTTTCGATGGGCATTGGCGCCTACCTTTCTAAATTTGTTCAAAGAAATTTTTTAAGCCTTTTTATCAAGGTGGAACTTCTGATTGGCCTGTTAGGCGGATCCTCCGCGGCTTTTCTCTTTTATTTTTTCGCCAAGGTTTATTCCTTTCGGATATTGCTCTACGTCCTCGTTCTGTTGATTGGAACCTTGGTAGGCCTTGAAATTCCACTATTGATGCGAATTCTAAAAGATGAATTTGAATTCAAAGATCTGGTCTCTAAGGTATTCTCTTTCGATTACGTGGGAGCCCTGATTGCCTCACTTTTATTTCCACTCGTGTTGGTGCCTCATCTGGGGCTGATTCGCTCTTCTTTTCTCTTCGGAATTCTCAATGTCCTCATCGCACTGATGACCTTGTTTTACTTTCAGCAAAAAAATCAAAAGATTACTCTCCTGAAAACCAGCGCTTTTCTTGTTCTCCTTTTTTTGGTTTTTGGATTTGTTTGTTCGGAAAAAATATTAACCCTTGCGGAGAATGGTTTCTATACCGAACCCGTCATCTATGCGGTCTCTACGCCTTACCAACGCATTGCCCTCACCCGTAATCAGGAAGAATTGCGCCTTTATTTAAATGGGCACCTGCAATTTAGTTCGCGCGATGAATACCGCTACCACGAAGCGCTGGTCTTTCCCGGCCTGCTGGGTTTAAAAGAAGTGAAGAAAGTTTTAGTATTGGGCGGCGGTGATGGAATGGCCTTGCGTGAAATTTTTAAAGTAGCTTCGGTGGAAAGCGTGACCTTGGTGGATTTGGATCAGCAAATGACGCACCTGTTTCAAGGCAACGAAATATTGAACAAACTAAATGCCCATTCTTTTTCTAATCCTAAAGTAAAAGTGATTAATGCCGATGCCTTCCTCTGGCTAAAAGAAAATCAGGAACAGTTTGATTTTGCCGTCGTCGACTTTCCGGACCCTACCAATTATTCGCTAGGCAAACTCTACAGCCTCAGTTTCTACAAAGAGCTTTACCGTTCCCTCGCTCCTTCTGCAGGAGCCGTCATTCAAAGCACTTCTCCCTATTTTGCCAGAGAATCCTTCTGGTGCGTCGCTCATACTTTAGAAGCGGCGCAATTCAGCACACAATCTTATCATCTCTATGTCCCTTCTTTTGGAGAATGGGGCTACACGCTGGCTCTCAAAAATAAAGACGTTTACGAAAAACCAAAAATTTTTCCTGAACATTTGAAATTTTTAAATTCAGAAAGCTTGGTTCAGATGTTCCAATTTGCCCCCGACATGAGCGAAGTCCCTGGCGAAATTAATCAGCTGAACAATCAATATCTGGTGAGAACTTATGAGAGGGAGTGGGCAAAGTATAGTTGGAACTGAGAACAAGACTTTGCACAATAACATAAAACAAAGCCACCCGATCAGCGCACTAACAGGAATTAAAAAAATAAGTTTGCCCTCTTACAAAAGCTTAGTATAGGATCGCCGAACTTAATCTCGGAAAGGATAAAACATTTTATGAAAAAATATTCGCTTCTGGTTTTGGCTATTGCGCTTGTTTCAAGCCTAGCCTGCAGTCCCAAAAAAAATGCCTCCGGCTCCAATAGTGATGTCGCTGCTCCCTCGCTTACGGCGGGCCTTGCACAAAGCACTAAGGGGGACATCGTTGCTGAGTTGGACGGTCAACCCATTACAGAGAAGGACTTGTTGGAAAAAATCAAGCCCCGGCTCTCGAGCATAGAAAATCAGCTTTTTGACATCAAACGTGATGGAATTGACGAAATCATTGAAGGCAAACTTTTGGAAAAAGAAGCCCAAAAAAGACATATTACAACCCAAGAACTTTTGAAATCTGAGATAGACGACAAGATCGGTGATGTTTCTCAGAAAGAAATCGAAGACTTTTACGAAACAATCAAAAGCCGTGTAAATGGAAAAACTTTGGAGGAACTCAAACCCCAAATTACTGCCCAGCTTCGCGGAAAACGTGGAAATACCTACCACATCAACTTAATTGATAGATTAATGGCTCAAGCTAGCGTTGATGTTTACATCAAGCGACCTAAAGTGGATGTGGCAATCGGCAATTCGCCTTCCATGGGAGGCTCTGCCTCAGCTCCCGTCACTGTCATTGAATTCACCGATTTTCAATGTCCCTATTGTAGCCGTGCGCGCCCCACCATCACGGAGGTTTTAAATAACTATAAAGGGGATGTCCATTATGTGATGAGGAATTTTCCCCTTCAATTTCATGCCCAGGCGAAAAAGGCTGCAGCCGCCGGCCTTTGTGCCAATGACCAAAAGAAATATTGGGAATACACCAAAGTACTTTGGGATAATCAGAGCGCCCTGGATGTGCCCAACTTGAAAAAGTATGCATCGGATTTGCACCTGGATAGCAAAAAGTTTGACGATTGTTTGGATTCCGACAAATTTATGTCCGTCGTGAACAGTGACCAGCAAGAAGGCCTAAAGGCCGGAGTCACCGGCACACCTTCTTTCTTTATCAATGGCCAAATGCTTACCGGCGCACAACCTGTCGAGGCCTTCAAAAAGTTAATCGACGAAGAACTTCGCGAGGCAAAACGTAAAAAAAGTTAAGAGTAGGAGAGGGCCAGGGTGAGGGTGAAGTATGCTCGACTTAAAATGGGTATTATCCAATCTCGATCAAATCAAAATAGTCCTCCAAAATCGCAACCAAAATTTTGATTTGAGCACTCTTGAATCCATCAATCAAAAGCGTAAAACCCTACAAGCGGAATTCGATCAACTTCGCTCTCTACAGAATCATACTTCTTCAGAAATTCAAAAATTGCAAAAGACCAGACAAGATGCCACTGCGGTCATCGCAGAAATGCAATCGGTTGCAAAGCGCATTAAGGAGATCACACCCGAACTGGCTGCCCTCGAACTGGAAATAGAAAAAATACTCCTTCATATTCCCAATATTCCGCATACCACCGTCCCTTTGGGGAAAGGGGAAGAAGATAACCTGCCACTCCGCAGCTGGGGACTAAAAAAAGACTTTTCTTTTGAGGCAAAAGAACATTCCCAGTTGGGTGAAGATTTAAATATTCTTGATTTCGAGAGAGGGGCTAAAATCACCGGGGCCCGCTTTACTCTATACAAGGGTTTGGGAGCCAGGTTGGAACGAGCGCTTATTAATTTTATGCTGGATGTTCATACCGGACAACATGGTTATACGGAGATGCTTCCGCCTGTGTTAGTCAATAGCGAAAGCATGACGGGAACGGGGCAATTACCCAAATTTGAAGAAGACCTTTTCAAGACCACCACGGGATATTATCTGATTCCTACGGCAGAAGTTCCGGTGACCAATATTCACCGAGATGAAATCCTGAAAGAAAGCGAACTCCCCTTAAAATATGTAGCTTACACTCTCTGCTTTCGCAGTGAAGCGGGCTCTTACGGAAAAGACATGAAGGGACTGATCCGCCAACATCAGTTTAACAAAATAGAACTTGTCAAATTTGCCCATCCTTCTCATTCCTATGAAGAGCTTGAAAAGCTCACCCAAGATGCAGAAGCTATACTCCAAAGACTAGGTCTGCATTACCGCGTCGTCACACTCTGCACTGGAGATATGGGTTTTTCGGCGGCAAAGACTTATGACATCGAGGTGTGGTTGCCTGGACAAAATACCTATCGAGAGATCTCCTCCTGTTCTAATTTTGAAGACTATCAGGCACGCCGCATGAAAATTCGTTTTAAAGACAGGGATGGAAAAAATAAATTCGTTCATACCTTAAATGGATCGGGCCTAGCGGTAGGGAGAACTCTGGTAGCTATTTTGGAAAATTATCAACAGGAAGATGGAAGCGTTTTGATACCGGAAGTGCTACAAAGCTATATGGGTGGGGTGAAGAAAATTACTTAACGGGACATGGTGAGCCTGTCGAACCATTATAAAGTGCACTCAATTCATGGATTCGACAGGCTCACCATGTCCATTACTGAATCAGCGTCCGA belongs to Deltaproteobacteria bacterium and includes:
- a CDS encoding thioredoxin domain-containing protein; translation: MKKYSLLVLAIALVSSLACSPKKNASGSNSDVAAPSLTAGLAQSTKGDIVAELDGQPITEKDLLEKIKPRLSSIENQLFDIKRDGIDEIIEGKLLEKEAQKRHITTQELLKSEIDDKIGDVSQKEIEDFYETIKSRVNGKTLEELKPQITAQLRGKRGNTYHINLIDRLMAQASVDVYIKRPKVDVAIGNSPSMGGSASAPVTVIEFTDFQCPYCSRARPTITEVLNNYKGDVHYVMRNFPLQFHAQAKKAAAAGLCANDQKKYWEYTKVLWDNQSALDVPNLKKYASDLHLDSKKFDDCLDSDKFMSVVNSDQQEGLKAGVTGTPSFFINGQMLTGAQPVEAFKKLIDEELREAKRKKS
- a CDS encoding DUF4160 domain-containing protein, with protein sequence MPTISMFYGILILMYFHDDKKHNLPHIHAEYGEYEASISINDASVLNGNLPPAKLKLVQAWIEIHREDLLVDWKLAVAGEPVFKIEPLR
- a CDS encoding DUF4178 domain-containing protein; translated protein: MLKLPCPSCGAEVIFQSSASIFSVCNFCKSMLVRRDKNLEDLGKMADLLPDISPLQISTEGKYQKVNFGIVGRQILGWENGRWNEWYIFFDDGRWGWLAEAQGFYMISFRETLPVNFSNHQEFPVGRNFQFKDMAFAVEDRHEAWILSAEGELPSLSPPDKKFESIDFKGPQSEFACLQFFDEGPELYLGEYLEFDDLHFNNLRKLEGW
- a CDS encoding DUF2442 domain-containing protein, whose protein sequence is MDKIIKATPLKDYKIEILTTSGISGVFDVKPYLHGSVFKELTNESYFRLVKPAHHGIAWPHEQDFSSDTIIYDIQNSRQNISSGA
- a CDS encoding SPFH domain-containing protein, giving the protein MSILSFLKKQFIDVIEWNETENGVLAYRYPMQDNEIQNGGKLTVRETQMALFVNEGKIADLFAPGLHTLTTQTLPILTNLRNWDKAFASPFKSDVYFFSTRLQLDQKWGTPTPITIRDKELGPIRVRAYGIYSYKMTDPKLFWTQVSGSREIYRTADIEDQLRGVLLTTLASLFGQSNVNFLDMAANQLKFSETIAAAFAPELQRFGLSLDKLQVQSVSLPEEVQKVIDERSSMNVIGNLQQYTQYQAAKSIPIAAANPGGMAGAGVGLGAGVAMGQAMAQALGANPNVASATPQEDPFQLIEKIHQLKEKGIISTEEFETKKAELLKKI
- a CDS encoding polyamine aminopropyltransferase, which translates into the protein MPLLLLLSVFVISTCGLVYELIAGTLASYLLGDSVTQFSTIIGVYLFSMGIGAYLSKFVQRNFLSLFIKVELLIGLLGGSSAAFLFYFFAKVYSFRILLYVLVLLIGTLVGLEIPLLMRILKDEFEFKDLVSKVFSFDYVGALIASLLFPLVLVPHLGLIRSSFLFGILNVLIALMTLFYFQQKNQKITLLKTSAFLVLLFLVFGFVCSEKILTLAENGFYTEPVIYAVSTPYQRIALTRNQEELRLYLNGHLQFSSRDEYRYHEALVFPGLLGLKEVKKVLVLGGGDGMALREIFKVASVESVTLVDLDQQMTHLFQGNEILNKLNAHSFSNPKVKVINADAFLWLKENQEQFDFAVVDFPDPTNYSLGKLYSLSFYKELYRSLAPSAGAVIQSTSPYFARESFWCVAHTLEAAQFSTQSYHLYVPSFGEWGYTLALKNKDVYEKPKIFPEHLKFLNSESLVQMFQFAPDMSEVPGEINQLNNQYLVRTYEREWAKYSWN
- a CDS encoding DUF4178 domain-containing protein, which codes for MGSETPSSLSCMKCGAPISLRAPGLTLVIACPSCGALNDVTNPNIAFLIKANQKTPIKPLIPLGRRGKMEEILYEVIGFMRRSDASGIYTWDEYLLFNPYYGFRWLMEYKGHWIFYKMIKDNIEITPYSAIRKKVAYKRFLVGKAKVQYVLGEFYWRVQLGDTTKVYDYIAPPEILSCEEDGSEKIWSHGIYVEPKEIQAAFQTTFPLPKPIGVGACQPGLGGKSSDSFWLVFILFFILLTFVQISSSTMCRDEEVWSSNNLLLTADTDKVKTSPSFHLNQKIADVKISSHASLQNNWIYLNLDLINEDDGKIYPMGREISFYDGYDDGYWSEGSTHDEVFISSVPEGNYHLVISPEFPADLSNEIVDIKIERDAPNWTNYVIFSLLLLVGPLGLQAYKMWFESKRWQESDLPG
- a CDS encoding DUF350 domain-containing protein, with product MEHMITNLGYAAIFSILGLLLFTISFIIFDKATPFDLWRELVEKNNIALAIVVGAIALGLCFIISAAMRG
- the serS gene encoding serine--tRNA ligase, whose translation is MLDLKWVLSNLDQIKIVLQNRNQNFDLSTLESINQKRKTLQAEFDQLRSLQNHTSSEIQKLQKTRQDATAVIAEMQSVAKRIKEITPELAALELEIEKILLHIPNIPHTTVPLGKGEEDNLPLRSWGLKKDFSFEAKEHSQLGEDLNILDFERGAKITGARFTLYKGLGARLERALINFMLDVHTGQHGYTEMLPPVLVNSESMTGTGQLPKFEEDLFKTTTGYYLIPTAEVPVTNIHRDEILKESELPLKYVAYTLCFRSEAGSYGKDMKGLIRQHQFNKIELVKFAHPSHSYEELEKLTQDAEAILQRLGLHYRVVTLCTGDMGFSAAKTYDIEVWLPGQNTYREISSCSNFEDYQARRMKIRFKDRDGKNKFVHTLNGSGLAVGRTLVAILENYQQEDGSVLIPEVLQSYMGGVKKIT